aaaatcctacaacCCCAGATGCAACCACTACTGGGTTTGCATCAACATCAGTCTAACTGCAATTTCTTAGCTATAATgccaaaacatgacaaaaaaaaatggacatgcATCAATTGTTACTTTTTGGGTAAATTCATTTTATGTCCACATACATTTTTCAGGCAACTGCTTTAAGTTTTAGCTTTTACAGACAACAGGTACAATGTCCATTTCATGTCACACTTTGTGCCGATTTGAGCATGGGAGGAGGTAATGCATGTTGTCACAGTTTTCAACACTGCTGAACATGACTTGCATATCTGACCAgagcttttgtctttttcaaacACAAGCACCAACACCTGGAGTACAGACCACACAGTCCACTACATGTTCATCTCTCCATTTGCCAGTGTTCAACAGGGGTTCATTCTTAATCCATGTTATGTCTTATCCGTGTAAATGGAGCAAAAGAACCAACGCAATTTTGATGGCCATGACGTAGAAATTTAGACTGAAGCACATGAATGAATTCAGTTGATGTGTTTTTGCAATACAGGCAGTCGGTGGCATTTTGTGCTACTTTGCAGGATGAATCAAGGTCTGCAGAGAGGAGATTCCTAAGGAGGAATATGCCCTTTAATTCCACACAGCAATGTTTTAAGGTGAGGGGACTGAAAAGATTGTTTAACTTCCCAAAATTACCAGATTACAAGATTTTTAGAACACAAAGAAAGTAATGCAGtttgaattaattttcagtatgaaACCTCTGCATATGCAAATCACAGCTTTATTATGGCTTTGGGAAACTTGAACTGATCTTGCACTGGAATTATGTGCTGCGATTCATTAAGGAAATAGGTAATACCACTGTGTACAAAAAGGGTTAATAACCTTAAAAGGCAATAGGCTGCTGAAAATAAAGCGCAGTTTAAACTGCTACATATACAGCTGCACACACTAGAATAAAGCACAATGCTAGAAAGTcagtgcatttttcttttctgctgtatCTTAATTTGCAAAACTTAAGTCATGTCAGATGCTTGCTGAGATTCTAAAGAGATTTAAAGCAATTGGTTTGTGATGAAGCAACTCAAACTAATGGCCAAGCCCCTTTATTTAAAGCTaggttttaaattaaaaagaaaaaaaaaaaaaaaaaaaaaaaaaattaccccactTTTCCCCTCTCACATGAAGACAATATTAAAAGCAAAAGATATAAATAGTTTCATAGTAAGTTTCATTTCTGTCCTAACAGAATTGCTGGACAGCAGTAACTTTACAGAAGTAgaatcattaacatttattcatagaGAAATCCAACATATGCTGTACAgaatataaaaggaaaaacataaataaaaacatttaagatcCATATCCATAAAGCTGACCAAAAATTTCCCACTGTAACCTACATTTCTGTTCCCCAATTTCAGGAATCAATACAGCAAAGCACTGAAACAATTATACCTCtttagcgggggggggggaaatcatcACCCATACTGAAACAACCCATTGCTGTAGAAATATGTGGGTTGTTGGACAGCACAGCTGCAAGCACTTTAACATTTAGTATAGTAAAACAGAACATAGACCACTAGAAAGGTTCTCCGGTCAGATACTAGACAACATTAGCTCAGATCTATGACTATCTAAGCACTGCTTTAACACACAGCCTGATGTACCTTAAAGACACCAACAGGCTATCATACGGATGCAACATTTCACCTTCACCCTGTTCAGTTCCAACATTTAAAGATTCTTTATGCAGTATTTCCATTTACTTGCTTGTTTAAATGACGAATCACTTGTGTGACTAATGTTGATTTTATATTACTATCAATTAAAGATACCCTATGAAAATACTTGTTCTCACTTCCATAGCGTTATAAGGACGAGCACTGAACAAGCATTGACTCAGTCATATCTTGAGAAAAGGCAGTATAAGGTAGTAGACCTAGCTCTTTAAATCCTCATAGATGGTTCCAGTAGCTGCCCATTTAGAAAGACCCCTGATTGGATAGGAGCTTTCAACAAATCAGATGAAATAACCAGCTAGAGTGCTACACAGTCAGGTGACAAAGTTGGAAGACTGATGAGGTTCAGACATAAATCAGTTCTagggagctgtgtgtgtgtgtgtgtgtgcgcgcgccagAATCAGAAGTAACACACTTGGCAATGGATGAAGAACGTCACGTCACGTCGGCTGTCTTCTACAGATCATGAATGTGAACTATGGGCTTAGACAATTCTCTGCACATCTAATTCTCAAAACCCAATGTCAACGTAATTACGTGACCATGGAACTCctccttgttttatttaatcattcaacatcttttacaaaataaaacattagcaATTAACCAAAGAGGCCACCTTGGCAGCGGGGCCTGACTCAGGCAGGGGGACAGGGGTAGAAAGAGGGGCAGAAAGGAATAGTTACAGTGTTGGGGGCTTCAGGCCATACTTCTTGGCCACCTCAGTTTGGGCATAGGCTGCATCACACAGTGAATAGAGGTGGGCCATCTCCATTTCAGACTTTGCCAGGTTGATGGCCTTGTTGAACATGTCAATAGCCTTGTCCAGGTTGCCCctggaaagacaaaaagaagGTGAGGAACTGTGTAGTCAGCAAGGAAGGGCCTTATCAAAAACTGTCAAAGTTGATGCTCAACTTAAGGGCTTACCTCTGCACCTCAATGGTTCCCATGGTTTCATAAGCAAAGTCACACTTGTTGTCAATCTCAATGGCCTTGCTGATGAGCTCTAGGCCCAGATCCAAGTCCTGTTTCCACTGAAGCTGCAGGAGTCTGGGGACACGCACAGACACAATAGGGGTTACAAGCTAAAGCAGACCACAGGGCAAAGTCTAGCTCAGTCACTGGTTCTAGATTCTTTCATGAAAGCATAATTGAAAGTATCAACCATAATGGCTGGCAGAGACCAACCCTTTGTGAACATATGTGGTGGCATTGTCTGGCTCCAGTTCAATGCATTTGTCATACATCTCATCAGCTTTCCCAAACTGCTGCTGGTCTGTTAAAGCCTGGCATGTAGAAGACGGGGAGGATTAGGGGGGTGAGAGAATCAGCACATATTCAGATAAATGCTTCATGTGAATTTGTGTACACAGATGAGGAAAATCTGACAGGGTGCCCTCAtaaacagtccagcacatacCTGTGCATACAAGGCATAGCCTTCGGCACATTTTGGGAACCGCCGGATTACATCCTCAAAACCATCCATGGCTGTCTGCACCTGGCTGGAATTGCTCCCTGTGTAGGCCTGTCTGTACTGCAGCAAGACCAGAGAAAAGCAGTCAGTTGAGCCCATCAAAAGTATCCAGGAGCACTTTCCCCATGAGGCAAAGTCCACTCACCAGGGCGAAGCATTTCTGGGCTTGGGCCAGGGCAGAGTCAGGTCTCAGGCTGATGCACTTGTCAAAGTCACTTACAGCCTCTTCCACCTGGTCCAAAAGGATCTTCAGCTGAAAGGACACACATTAATACTGACATTAATAATGTCTGCAAATTACAATTggtaagggaaaaaaaaaaaaagttattagaATCTAAAAATGGAAAGAGTAATTCATCAAAATCAATACTTTTCTGTGTCATTGTAAGTTACAGTGTTCAAAAgcaaggaagaaagaaagaaacaaacttgtCCCCGATGATGGTAGACATCAGCATTGTTGGGGTCTATCTCGGCAGCCAGGTTGAAATCCTGCGTGGACAGGTtgggctgctgttgctgcataTACATGCTACCCCGCTTGATGAGGGCATTGGCCCGCAGCTGAAGGAGGGAACAGTAAGACCAAGGGATCAAGGGAGGTGTGCAGAGGGAcaggataaataaaaaaagtcataaaTACAATACTGTCTAGTTGCCGCTTGATGGCATCACTACATAAACAGTACTGTACAAGTATGCTGAAAAGAAATAGATGGACAGGACAAGAATGTCTGCACTAATTTAAAGCCAGTTACAAAGAGCCAGTGAGCAGGTTTCTTTGAGTTATCCAATAATAAGACATTTCGCTGGAATATGGAACGATGTAATGTTCTACATCTGCATCTCCTACACCACTATCAGCCTACAGAAACAAGAGCACACTAACAGATGTGCCGTCTCGTGTTACCTTAACATTGGCATTTTCCATATTGATGACCTGGTCCAGGTCAGGTTGGGCAGCGGCAGCATTGCCGATCAGCAGGTAGAAGGTTGCGCGCAACAGGAGTGCCTCGGCCAGGTACTTCCCTCGCAACTCCACCTCCTTTGTGCACTCGCTTATGATCTTGTCATAGTTCTCTTCCTCCATGTACTGCTTGGCCTTCAGGTAGCCAGAACTGGGAGTACATGAACCAAAACAGTGACAACCAaccagctgaacaaatgaaacTCCAAATAACCACATTCTGGCAAAGACTTGTTAcaaaaaataccattttaaaTCTGCCAAAAATATGAACTACATGATAGTAACACAACTTATGCAcaagagaccaaaaaaaatctgtcaactGTATTTTGGTAAGTGTACATAACCGATATAAGAACGTATTTTTGGCAGCTTTTCACAATTGAGTAAAGCAACGTCTATTGTTAATTAAAACCATATTTATAacatgagaaaaagaaaaacaccctcACTACTACAATTTAATTTCCCGACCTTTCTGTGACTTCAGCCGTTTCCCCCTCTTTGTCTTTGTCCTCGTCCTTCTTCTCACCCTTCTGTAGAGGTTGGGAAATAATATCTTCCGTGAAGGAGCTGAAGTAGGATTTTATGAACTGTGGAGAAGGCATCAGTGGTTCACGATTCtgcagacagaaaaagaaaggggCTCAGTTTGGGAACCAGACTGCtcacaagaaaaacaacacatgCTAATCTTAACTAACATTAGCCACTGCCAAACTATTCTAGCATaacatctttaaaaacaaattgcatGAAATAGGATTACTTTAACATAATCAAATTTCAAAGCAACTCCTAGGCATTTAATTAATCAACAATAAGCCATTTGGGTACAAAATAACTTCAGCTGCGAGGGCAGCAGACGGAAGTAACGTAAAGGTCTTAATGCTCTGCTGCCTGGCACTTCTCTGACATTCTGACACAAAAATAATAGACTGTTGGCCGAAAAGAGAATCGCaccttgtatttttcttttgccttcTCTTTTCCCAAGAGCTTCAGGACCTTGTCAGCCAAAAGCATACTCTGCTGGTTCTGGAATGACTCCAAAATgcacacagcagtcacatctGAGAAAGAGGGAGTGTAACAACTTAATCGAAGAAGTCAACGCAGTATGCAGACAACAAGCAGCAGCAGTTTGTAAAACCTTtggtaaaataaacaacaaaattatgAGTAATATGGTATTTTGCATGTACTATTGGCCCTTTGGATTAAACTTTCTCTTACCTTCTAAGCATTCTTTTTTGTTGTCCAGCCTCTCCTGGGCCTTGGCCCGCCGAAACAGGGCTTTGACATACCGTGGGTTCAGCTCCACTGCACGAGAGCAGTCATGTACCACCTCTGACCACTTCATCTGTGGGTTCCACAACAGTTATTGCATATGGCAATCCAAAAAACAGGACCAACACTCAACACAGCAAAAACTCTCCAGGTACCAACTCACGTCTACTTCAGTCCACATCTACAATAGACAACAGTTACCATCTCAGAGTCACTACACATCGTATCTTGTCCACACAGCAAAACACTGCAAGGTTAATGCATTCATCCCAGTCAATACATACCGCAGAGCCAGTGCTGACAATGGCCAGAGACAAATGCAACACCTTCATACatacaaaaatgaatataaacaaaCTGCTGCTCTACAAGTGCTACCAGTAGGAAGACAACCCAGCAGACAGTGCTAGAGATCCTTCAAATTGTACAACAAAGCATCATTCCAAAACAAGCAGCATGACAAAATGATAAATTCACAAGAACCATTCTTGCACCGTGCACAGAGCTTTCAGTGGGTACTCACCTGCTGCTCGTAAGCTGCAGCTCTGTTCTGGAAAAAGGTGGACAGGTCTCCCTTCTGCTCTTTGGGGCACAGGCTAATAGCCTCAGTATAGCATTGGATGGCTTGCTCGTATTTGCCAGCCTTGAAGTACTTGTTGCCCCTGTTCTTTGCTGCCTGGGCCCGATCCAGAGGActctgtttaattttataataaaaaaaaaaaaaaaacaaagatattttGCCTACGAGTACAATGACTTCTCATAGTGAACAGGCAGTTCACTGCAGGACACAAAACCAACAAGAGGCCCAACTGGTATCTGGGACAGAATAACATCATCAATTATGCGAGAGCTTGaataaaacccaaaacaaaaacaggaagaagCTCTGTGAGGCAATAGCAAATTTTAACTTTTGATTACACTTTACTTTCATATCAAGCACAACACTGAGacaacaaatatataaaaaaaagttagttCTTGCATTATAAGTTGGAATGTACTCATTTTGAATGCTGTTTTTCTAGCAATGCTAGAAAGTGTCAGACTGGAGCATCACCAAGGGCTACAATAACTGGAATGCTAATGAGCTGGAACTGACCCAAAATTGTTTGACGTTGAAAAAACTATTACAATCACTCTACAGGGCTTCCTGGTGTACTCTTAGTGACTTTATCTTTATAGAagggggtggcacggtggcatagcggcATaacgagtagcgttgctgtctcacgccgcctggatggtgcgagagaacgtgggttcgatccccactcagtctgtgtggagttcacatgttttccccgtgtctgtgtgggtttcctccaggtgctctggtttcctcccacagtccaaagacatgctgttcaggttcccccatagtgtgtgagtgacagagagtgtgtgttccactgatgtatggatgagtgacccagtgtaagtagtgtatccagcag
This genomic window from Scleropages formosus chromosome 1, fSclFor1.1, whole genome shotgun sequence contains:
- the tomm70a gene encoding mitochondrial import receptor subunit TOM70, encoding MAASKPVEPQTGGGLPRWQLALLVGTPIVLGVGAVYLWNRSRAKEKKRNEERKTPEGGSSPVRGQNQDGAASRGGGGGQEELSPLDRAQAAKNRGNKYFKAGKYEQAIQCYTEAISLCPKEQKGDLSTFFQNRAAAYEQQMKWSEVVHDCSRAVELNPRYVKALFRRAKAQERLDNKKECLEDVTAVCILESFQNQQSMLLADKVLKLLGKEKAKEKYKNREPLMPSPQFIKSYFSSFTEDIISQPLQKGEKKDEDKDKEGETAEVTESSGYLKAKQYMEEENYDKIISECTKEVELRGKYLAEALLLRATFYLLIGNAAAAQPDLDQVINMENANVKLRANALIKRGSMYMQQQQPNLSTQDFNLAAEIDPNNADVYHHRGQLKILLDQVEEAVSDFDKCISLRPDSALAQAQKCFALYRQAYTGSNSSQVQTAMDGFEDVIRRFPKCAEGYALYAQALTDQQQFGKADEMYDKCIELEPDNATTYVHKGLLQLQWKQDLDLGLELISKAIEIDNKCDFAYETMGTIEVQRGNLDKAIDMFNKAINLAKSEMEMAHLYSLCDAAYAQTEVAKKYGLKPPTL